A region from the Drosophila ananassae strain 14024-0371.13 chromosome 2L, ASM1763931v2, whole genome shotgun sequence genome encodes:
- the LOC6505723 gene encoding homeobox protein MOX-2, whose translation MLQNPSKYHANPLSHFLALHNTQASGGAGTGGVGVAGAIPTHGQPHHALPTAALAAAAAAAAAVSAGQSSYQMEHQQQQQHHHLQQQHHHQLQQHHHQQLHHPDSHPPTTSSSNTSNSSNSSNHSISSSNHREQLAAAATATSHAQLIEAAAAHSSLDVGKSFTIAAILGLQGQRKDYNNAINLSLHDNNNENNNNGKNKGYTSNTNNININSQSVNNFNCDSSAGGRYLSGHPHQTGFAAVAAAVGAAPSALQSLQQLHQQHHAQQQASLSFQREKLKSDSHKKSALKNKRVRTIFTPEQLECLEAEFERQQYMVGPERLYLAHTLKLTEAQVKVWFQNRRIKWRKHHLELTQQRLALIRQTQLPGTTMLGNQTSSANASHAGSTDPTTGRTAVSPSLQDEDNDDSKQSLSLSGAMPPLSRAQSESDLSICNDSLDGDSLMDGSEET comes from the exons ATGCTGCAGAATCCTTCCAAATATCACGCAAATCCCTTGTCGCACTTTTTGGCATTGCATAACACACAGGCCAGCGGCGGAGCAGGGACAGGGGGAGTAGGAGTTGCAGGCGCAATCCCTACACATGGTCAACCACATCATGCGCTGCCCACAGCGGCGCTGGCAGCAGCTGCTGCCGCGGCGGCGGCCGTCTCGGCAGGTCAAAGTTCGTACCAGATggagcaccagcagcagcagcagcatcaccatctgcaacagcagcatcatcatcaactgcagcagcatcatcatcagcaACTCCACCACCCGGACAGCCACCCACCGACtacgagcagcagcaacaccagcaacagcagcaacagtagcAACCACAGCATTAGCAGCAGCAACCACCGGGAACAGTTGGCGGCGGCTGCCACTGCGACGTCGCACGCGCAGCTCATTGAGGCGGCAGCGGCGCATTCCTCCCTCGACGTGGGCAAGTCCTTTACCATCGCCGCCATTTTGGGCCTGCAGGGCCAGCGCAAGGACTACAACAATGCCATCAACCTGTCCCTAcacgacaacaacaacgagaACAATAATAACGGCAAAAACAAGGGCTATActagcaacaccaacaacatcaacatcaacagcCAGAGTGTAAACAACTTCAACTGTGATAGTAGCGCTGGGGGCCGCTATCTGAGTGGACATCCGCACCAGACAGGATTTGCGGCGGTTGCTGCCGCCGTGGGAGCAGCGCCTTCAGCCCTGCAGAGCCTACAGCAACTTCACCAGCAGCACCACGCCCAGCAACAGGCTAGCCTCAGTTTCCAGCGCGAGAAGCTTAAGTCGG attCGCACAAGAAGAGTGCCCTTAAAAACAAACGTGTCCGCACCATATTCACGCCCGAACAACTGGAGTGCCTGGAGGCGGAATTTGAACGGCAGCAGTACATGGTCGGCCCGGAGCGGCTCTACCTGGCCCACACCCTAAAGCTAACGGAGGCGCAAGTTAAAGTGTGGTTCCAGAATCGACGCATTAAGTGGCGCAAGCATCATTTAGAACTAACGCAACAGCGGTTGGCTTTGATCAGACAGACGCAGCTCCCAGGAACAACTATGCTAGGAAATCAGACAAGCTCAGCTAACGCGAGCCATGCAGGATCAACTGACCCCACGACGGGACGTACTGCCGTCTCGCCCAGCCTACAGGATGAAGATAACGACGATAGCAAGCAATCGCTCTCCCTATCCGGAGCCATGCCCCCGCTCAGTCGAGCGCAGTCAGAATCGGATCTTTCCATTTGCAATGACTCCCTGGATGGAGATAGCCTCATGGATGGAAGTGAGGAAACCTAA
- the LOC6505794 gene encoding vam6/Vps39-like protein — MHQAYSVHPILTKGVQIESIAAYGNHVILGTNSGQLIMYVIEDQKDVDMRMFNNNFSRKAISQMEVVAAENLLFVLTDNLVQVCDISRVESNFAFLHSALNTKGCTLFTMDVGSEKSTTGEVVTLIRLCCAIRRKLVFFYWKTNMIDSLEISIDLSDVPKSLCWVGHAVCVGYKDQYVIYDISVIPPKKHDLILTSSSISRDPCSCIIRNNLLGISKDNYLVVVDPSQYKDSSKEEVRPSGMESKNSPPPIPWSSSILGLVWDEPYVIGRVNQSIEVRSLLGKDTLVQNIPELAKTRFLVRASQGIIFAAAISELWCIRLVDIPTQREQLIQQRKFQLAIELTQISDEPTVEKTNIIRQIHMLNAKALFTNKDFSEAMKEFEKAAVDPYDVIRLFPNLGPEPNQGNENLHVPVPSVPMLEETDLEYAYEALIEFLSAARQREVVKLRDTKSTSKSLLEIIDTTLLKCYLQTKDLMVAPILRLNQCHLVESERTLKKYNKISELIILYQMKGKHRDALNLLKDQASREGSVLQGRERTIRYLQELGSDHLQLIFEFADWVLQENPEEGLTIFTEELIEVESLPRAKVLDFLVSKHKALVIPYLEHLIAVWNDENTLRHNALIKQYFDKIQRMLTEKEKGEDVPELKTLREKLYKMLKESDKYSPDRVLEDFPTNILLEERALILGRLKQHDKVLAIFIHVLGDVSKATEYAEANYEEDNEIFHTLIKCILIPPKEPLYVGVPLHTDFATVNRELALELLNKYATKMNPFDVVPLLPDDMPLPHIEQYLNKSLRHILADKHQSLIMRGLLEAESSRLEKELQAKENISFEVNEFTLCSDCEKPFNIPRRFVRFPNGDIVHLSCYDRLAQEAGQKQ, encoded by the exons ATGCACCAAGCCTACAGTGTTCATCCTATCCTGACAAAGGGCGTTCAAATTGAGTCTATTGCTGCTTATG GCAACCATGTAATTTTGGGCACTAACAGCGGACAGCTCATCATGTACGTTATTGAAGACCAGAAGGACGTGGATATGCGAATGTTTAACAACAATTTCAGCCGGAAAGCCATCAGTCAGATGGAGGTAGTTGCCGCCGAGAATCTTCTGTTTGTCTTGACTGACAACTTGGTGCAGGTGTGCGATATTAGCCGGGTAGAGAGTAATTTCGCCTTCTTGCATAGTGCACTTAATACGAAAGGCTGTACCTTGTTTACTATGGATGTGGGCTCAGAGAAATCAACTACCGGTGAGGTGGTTACCCTCATACGTCTGTGTTGCGCTATTCGACGAAAGCTAGTGTTCTTCTATTGGAAAACGAACATGATAGACTCCTTAGAGATAAGCATCGATCTGTCCGACGTACCAAAGTCGCTCTGCTGGGTGGGCCACGCAGTCTGCGTAGGCTACAAAGACCAATATGTGATTTACGAT ataTCTGTCATACCGCCTAAAAAACACGATCTGATACTCACCTCCTCGTCCATCAGTAGAGATCCCTGCAGTTGTATTATCCGAAATAACTTGCTGGGAATTTCGAAGGACAACTACTTGGTTGTCGTCGACCCGAGTCAATACAAAGACTCATCCAAAGAGGAGGTGCGCCCTAGTGGTATGGAGAGCAAGAACTCGCCTCCCCCGATACCGTGGTCAAGTTCCATTTTGGGCTTAG TATGGGATGAACCTTACGTCATCGGCCGTGTCAACCAATCCATTGAGGTTCGCAGTCTACTGGGAAAGGATACACTTGTGCAGAACATACCCGAACTGGCAAAGACCCGGTTTCTGGTTCGGGCCAGCCAGGGAATCATTTTTGCTGCCGCTATCTCGGAGTTGTGGTGCATACGTCTTGTGGACATACCCACTCAGCGCGAGCAACTGATTCAGCAAAGAAAGTTTCAACTGGCTATTGAACTAACG CAAATTTCGGATGAACCAACCGTTGAAAAGACGAACATTATTCGCCAGATTCATATGTTAAATGCCAAAGCCCTTTTCACAAACAAAGACTTTTCGGAAGCAATGAAGGAGTTTGAAAAGGCGGCCGTAGACCCATATGATGTCATCCGATTGTTCCCCAACCTAGGGCCCGAACCAAATCAAGGTAATGAAAATTTACATGTCCCTGTGCCCAGTGTTCCGATGCTAGAGGAAACCGATCTGGAGTATGCCTACGAAGCTCTAATAGAATTTCTGAGTGCTGCCCGCCAGCGGGAAGTGGTAAAGTTGCGTGATACCAAAAGCACGTCCAAATCGTTGCTAGAAATTATCGACACAACGCTGCTCAAGTGctacctgcaaacaaaagattTAATGGTGGCTCCCATCCTGCGTCTCAATCAGTGTCACTTGGTGGAATCGGAGAGGACTCTCAAAAAGTATAACAAGATCTCAGAACTTATAATTCTCTACCAGATGAAAGGCAAGCATAGAGATGCCCTTAATTTGCTTAAGGATCAAGCAAGTCGAGAGGGGTCAGTTTTGCAGGGTCGCGAGCGAACAATTCGATATCTCCAAGAGCTGGGTTCCGACCATCTTCAACTGATATTCGAGTTTGCTGATTGGGTTTTGCAGGAAAACCCTGAGGAGGGCCTAACTATATTCACAGAAGAGTTAATCGAGGTGGAATCCCTGCCGCGTGCCAAAGTGTTGGACTTTTTGGTAAGCAAACACAAGGCCCTGGTTATTCCCTACCTAGAGCACCTGATCGCAGTGTGGAATGATGAGAACACTCTGCGCCACAACGCTCTGATCAAACAGTATTTCGATAAGATTCAAAGAATGTTGACTGAAAAGGAAAAAGG GGAGGATGTTCCTGAGCTTAAGACCTTACGCGAGAAACTTTATAAGATGCTCAAAGAATCCGATAAGTATTCACCCGATCGTGTGCTAGAGGATTTTCCTACAAACATTCTTCTGGAGGAAAGAGCGCTGATTCTGGGCCGCCTTAAGCAGCACGATAAGGTGCTGGCGATCTTTATACATGTTCTGGGAGACGTGTCTAAGGCAACGGAATATGCTGAAGCCAACTACGAAGAGGACAATGAAATATTCCATACGCTTATTAAGTGCATCCTAATTCCACCTAAAGAGCCACTTTACGTAGGAGTTCCATTGCATACAGATTTTGCCACGGTCAATAGAGAGCTAGCATTGGAGCTGCTTAACAAATACGCCACTAAAATGAATCCATTTGATGTTGTCCCG CTCCTCCCCGATGACATGCCGCTACCTCACATTGAGCAATACCTCAATAAATCACTTCGCCACATACTGGCCGATAAACACCAGTCGCTAATCATGCGTGGTCTGCTCGAAGCGGAGTCGAGCCGCCTGGAAAAGGAGTTGCAGGCCAAAGAAAATATCAGCTTTGAAGTCAACGAGTTCACGCTGTGTTCAGATTGCGAAAAACCTTTCAATATTCCCCGGAGATTCGTTAGATTTCCCAATGGTGATATAGTACATCTATCATGCTATGATCGCCTTGCACAGGAAGCCGGTCAAAAGCAATAA
- the LOC6505724 gene encoding eukaryotic translation initiation factor 1A, X-chromosomal yields MPKNKGKGGKNRRRGKNENEFEKRELIFKEDQQEYAQVTKMLGNGRLEAMCFDGVKRLCHIRGKLRKKVWINQGDIILVGLRDYQDSKADVILKYTPDEARNLKTYGEFPESVRINETVTFVEDGFDEDIEFGDEISSEDDADSVDNI; encoded by the exons ATGCCTAAGAATAAAGGAAAAGGTGGCAAAAACCGTCGTCGTGGTAAGAACGAGAACGAGTTCGAAAAGCGCGAGCTGATCTTCAAGGAGGACCAGCAGGAATACGCGCAGGTGACCAAGATGCTGGGCAACGGTCGGTTGGAGGCAATGTGCTTTGATGGCGTCAAGCGCCTGTGTCACATTCGGGGGAAACTTCGCAAGAAG GTGTGGATTAACCAAGGCGACATCATCTTGGTCGGATTGCGAGATTACCAGGACTCAAAGGCGGATGTGATTCTTAAATACACTCCGGACGAGGCCAGGAATCTGAAGACATACGGCGAGTTCCCCGAGTCCGTTCGCATCAACGAGACAGTCACATTCGTGGAGGACGGCTTCGACGAAGACATCGAGTTCGGCGACGAGATTAGCTCCGAGGACGATGCCGACTCCGTCGACAACATCTga
- the LOC6505793 gene encoding transmembrane protease serine 9 has protein sequence MLLSYRCIYSVLLTTIASIMVVLSGSAHSGSMQLPTVRKCASVGGGGSAHTMAMNLAAYGLLENRISTLEAPRQTHWSKKFLAKREATPHSAPYVVSIQMMTPDQGLVHYCAGTVINEHWILTAAHCLSSPQAVENSVIVAGSHDIHDHTGEAASIQMRHIDYYVRHELYLGGVNPYDIALIYTKDALVFDEYVQPATLPEQDAQPDGYGTLYGWGNVSMTAVPNYPHRLQEANMPILDMTLCEQILARSGLQLHETNLCTGPLSGGVSICTADSGGPLIQQCCEEQFEQANIVIGIVSWGKMPCGQKNAPSVFVRVSAFTDWINQVISTATQIM, from the coding sequence ATGCTCTTATCCTACAGATGCATCTACTCAGTGCTCCTGACCACCATAGCCAGCATTATGGTCGTGCTCAGTGGCTCAGCACATTCCGGCTCCATGCAGCTCCCCACCGTTCGCAAGTGTGCCAGCGTTGGCGGCGGTGGATCAGCTCACACCATGGCCATGAATCTAGCGGCATACGGGCTGCTGGAGAACCGGATTAGCACTCTGGAAGCACCGCGACAAACGCACTGGAGCAAGAAGTTCCTGGCCAAGCGGGAGGCGACTCCACACTCGGCCCCCTACGTTGTCAGCATCCAGATGATGACGCCGGATCAGGGCCTGGTGCACTACTGTGCCGGGACTGTCATCAACGAGCACTGGATCCTGACGGCGGCCCACTGCCTCAGCTCTCCGCAAGCAGTAGAGAACTCGGTGATCGTGGCCGGCAGTCACGACATCCATGACCACACGGGAGAGGCGGCTAGCATTCAAATGCGCCACATCGACTATTATGTGCGGCACGAGCTCTACCTCGGCGGAGTGAATCCCTACGACATCGCCCTAATCTACACCAAGGATGCTCTGGTCTTTGACGAATACGTCCAGCCAGCGACGCTGCCAGAGCAGGATGCCCAGCCTGATGGATACGGAACGCTCTACGGGTGGGGCAATGTCTCGATGACAGCGGTGCCCAACTATCCGCACCGGCTGCAGGAGGCCAACATGCCCATTCTGGACATGACCCTGTGCGAGCAAATCTTGGCCCGCTCGGGACTGCAACTGCACGAGACCAATCTGTGCACTGGTCCGCTGAGCGGCGGGGTCAGCATCTGCACCGCTGACTCCGGCGGTCCCCTGATCCAGCAGTGCTGCGAGGAGCAGTTCGAGCAGGCCAACATTGTCATCGGGATAGTGTCTTGGGGCAAAATGCCTTGCGGCCAGAAGAACGCCCCGTCGGTCTTTGTGCGGGTCTCCGCATTTACGGACTGGATCAACCAGGTCATCAGCACAGCCACCCAGATTATGTAG
- the LOC6505792 gene encoding uncharacterized protein LOC6505792, with translation MSAYPSASASQSTGTSDLDSESVEVLRERLTTMKRLMAERTAQQQNNPASTEEIFSTKRHRSAGIIDGNFLSFAFGGALLVIITVSVYAFYNLYHAILKKFPSRHEEL, from the exons atgtCTGCATATCCCAGTGCTTCCGCCTCCCAATCAActg GAACTTCGGACCTCGACTCGGAATCCGTGGAAGTCCTGCGGGAGCGCCTGACCACCATGAAGCGGTTGATGGCCGAGCGCACGGCCCAGCAGCAAAACAACCCGGCGTCCACGGAGGAGATATTCTCCACTAAACGCCACCGATCGGCCGGAATTATTGATGGGAACTTCCTCAGCTTTGCGTTTGGCGGAGCTCTGCTTGTGATTATTACGGTGTCGGTGTACGCCTTCTACAATCTCTACCACGCCATACTCAAGAAGTTCCCCTCGCGACACGAGGAGCTGTAA